In Agromyces archimandritae, one genomic interval encodes:
- a CDS encoding acyl-CoA dehydrogenase family protein, producing MTLTDTLAGIGAPAPLLDADFYAFQQQLTPEEQAQIGRIRAFLDAEVRPDADRLWEEARSPRHLIPQLAELGLFGSAIPEVARFASSSVARGWIALEIARADPSTATFIGVHSGLAMNAIEVGGSPEQKAEWLPVMARGELIGAFGLTEPGHGSDTAKGLETTATRRTAADGTEEWVLNGAKRWIGNATFADVVVIWARDTADEQVKGFLVRQPAAGFTATKIERKQSLRGVENADITLQDVVVPESDRLPGIHSFRDVAIVLRLTRAEVAWQGIGVAVGAYEAALAYAKERTQFGRPIASFQLVQEKLANALSNITASIALCVRVSAMQDEGAQRDHHSAMAKAFVTARMREVVAWCREILGGNGIQLDHGVARYFADAEAVYTFEGTYDMNTLIVGRAITGHAAFV from the coding sequence ATGACGCTCACCGACACCCTCGCCGGCATCGGCGCACCCGCGCCCCTGCTCGACGCCGACTTCTACGCATTCCAGCAGCAGCTCACACCCGAAGAGCAGGCTCAGATCGGCCGCATCCGCGCCTTCCTCGACGCCGAGGTGCGCCCCGACGCCGACCGGCTCTGGGAGGAGGCGCGAAGCCCCCGCCACCTCATCCCGCAGCTGGCCGAGCTCGGCCTGTTCGGCTCCGCGATCCCCGAGGTCGCCCGCTTCGCCTCGAGTTCGGTCGCCCGCGGCTGGATCGCCCTCGAGATCGCCCGCGCCGACCCCTCCACGGCGACCTTCATCGGCGTGCACTCCGGCCTCGCGATGAACGCGATCGAGGTCGGCGGCTCGCCCGAGCAGAAAGCCGAATGGCTGCCCGTGATGGCCCGCGGCGAACTCATCGGCGCTTTCGGCCTCACCGAGCCTGGGCACGGATCCGACACCGCCAAGGGCCTCGAGACCACCGCGACCCGCCGCACGGCGGCCGACGGCACCGAGGAGTGGGTGCTGAACGGCGCCAAGCGGTGGATCGGCAACGCGACCTTCGCCGACGTCGTCGTCATCTGGGCGCGCGACACCGCCGACGAGCAGGTGAAGGGCTTCCTCGTGCGGCAGCCGGCCGCCGGCTTCACGGCGACGAAGATCGAACGCAAGCAGTCGCTGCGCGGCGTCGAGAACGCCGACATCACCCTGCAGGACGTCGTCGTGCCCGAGTCGGACCGCCTGCCCGGCATCCACTCGTTCCGCGATGTCGCGATCGTGCTGCGCCTCACCCGCGCCGAGGTCGCCTGGCAGGGCATCGGCGTCGCCGTCGGCGCCTACGAGGCCGCCCTCGCCTATGCGAAGGAGCGCACCCAGTTCGGCAGACCGATCGCATCGTTCCAGCTGGTGCAGGAGAAGCTCGCGAACGCCCTGTCGAACATCACCGCCTCGATCGCCCTGTGCGTACGGGTGTCGGCGATGCAGGACGAGGGCGCGCAGCGCGACCACCACTCGGCGATGGCGAAGGCGTTCGTGACCGCCCGGATGCGCGAAGTCGTCGCCTGGTGCCGCGAGATCCTCGGCGGCAACGGGATCCAGCTCGACCACGGCGTCGCCCGCTACTTCGCCGACGCCGAAGCCGTGTACACCTTCGAGGGCACCTACGACATGAACACCCTCATCGTCGGCCGGGCGATCACCGGGCACGCCGCGTTCGTCTGA
- a CDS encoding QsdR family transcriptional regulator, whose product MAEPAASPAAEERAAASTPGGTRRPAGPPTGRPGREIARIGLEQAPSWLSERLASGTHADAVRAFDAARAAFIEGRRIDMSALAASLGVDRSSLFRWVGNRDALLSEVLWSLAAPTLVQAETAAAGLTGAERVAAVLTRFVDDLIGADYFRDFLRREPARALRLLTTKESQIQRRYVATADWLVRRELGDAPLGGAIDPPALAYLLVRVSESFSYADLIAGDPPSTERARTAFRVLLRVD is encoded by the coding sequence ATGGCCGAACCCGCCGCATCGCCCGCCGCCGAGGAGCGCGCCGCGGCATCCACCCCCGGCGGCACGCGCCGACCCGCCGGCCCGCCCACCGGCCGGCCCGGCCGCGAAATCGCACGCATCGGCCTCGAACAAGCACCCTCCTGGCTCTCCGAACGGCTCGCGAGCGGCACCCACGCCGACGCCGTCCGCGCGTTCGACGCCGCCCGTGCCGCCTTCATCGAGGGGCGCCGCATCGACATGAGCGCGCTCGCGGCATCCCTCGGCGTCGACCGCAGCTCCCTGTTCCGCTGGGTCGGCAACCGCGACGCGCTGCTGTCGGAAGTGCTCTGGTCGCTCGCCGCCCCCACCCTCGTGCAGGCCGAAACCGCAGCCGCCGGCCTCACCGGCGCCGAACGCGTCGCCGCCGTCCTCACCCGCTTCGTCGACGACCTCATCGGCGCCGACTACTTCCGCGACTTCCTGCGCCGCGAACCCGCCCGCGCCCTCCGCCTCCTCACCACCAAGGAGAGCCAGATCCAGCGCCGCTACGTCGCCACCGCCGACTGGCTCGTGCGCCGCGAACTCGGCGACGCGCCCCTCGGCGGCGCCATCGACCCGCCCGCGCTCGCCTACCTGCTCGTGCGCGTCTCGGAATCGTTCAGCTACGCCGACCTCATCGCCGGCGACCCGCCGAGCACCGAACGCGCCCGCACCGCGTTCCGCGTGCTGCTGCGGGTCGACTGA